From Pelosinus fermentans DSM 17108, the proteins below share one genomic window:
- the folD gene encoding bifunctional methylenetetrahydrofolate dehydrogenase/methenyltetrahydrofolate cyclohydrolase FolD, whose translation MTATVLEGKVFAAEIKKSVHKDVEKFIESQGIIPGLAVIIVGENAASKVYVANKHKACEELGIYSEVICMPASTTKQELLEQIRILNESTTIHGILLQLPLPDALKHDEAELLKAIHPDKDVDGFHPVNVGKLAIGQEHLVPCTPAGCIKILELANVEIAGKHAVIIGRSNIVGKPMANLLLSRHATVTICHSRTANLPSITSQADILIVAIGKAHFVTKDMVKPGAVVIDVGINRLADKKLVGDVNFEDVKEVAGAITPVPGGVGLLTIAMLLSNTVKAAQLQCHKEHK comes from the coding sequence ATGACAGCAACGGTATTAGAAGGTAAAGTTTTTGCAGCAGAGATAAAAAAAAGTGTGCACAAGGATGTTGAAAAGTTTATAGAGTCACAGGGGATTATACCTGGGCTGGCAGTAATCATTGTTGGGGAGAATGCTGCCTCAAAAGTATACGTGGCCAATAAGCATAAGGCTTGTGAAGAATTAGGCATTTATTCAGAAGTGATATGTATGCCGGCAAGTACCACTAAGCAAGAATTATTAGAGCAAATTCGTATCTTGAATGAAAGTACTACTATTCACGGTATTTTATTACAATTACCATTGCCTGATGCTTTAAAACATGATGAAGCAGAGCTTTTAAAAGCAATCCACCCTGATAAAGATGTGGACGGATTTCATCCTGTAAATGTGGGCAAATTAGCAATCGGTCAAGAGCATCTTGTACCGTGCACACCTGCTGGCTGTATCAAAATTTTGGAACTTGCTAATGTAGAAATTGCGGGTAAACATGCAGTAATCATTGGACGGAGCAATATTGTTGGCAAACCAATGGCAAATTTATTATTGTCCCGTCACGCTACCGTAACCATTTGTCACTCTCGGACTGCCAATTTACCCAGCATCACTTCCCAAGCTGATATTTTAATCGTTGCAATTGGCAAAGCTCATTTTGTAACTAAAGATATGGTGAAACCAGGTGCCGTAGTAATTGATGTGGGGATCAATCGCCTTGCAGATAAAAAATTAGTGGGTGACGTTAACTTTGAAGATGTAAAAGAAGTGGCAGGAGCCATTACCCCTGTACCAGGCGGCGTTGGTCTTTTAACCATTGCGATGCTGCTTAGTAATACGGTAAAAGCTGCTCAGTTGCAGTGTCATAAAGAACATAAGTAG